The window CTTCGTCGTCCCATCGTCTTGGAGGATAGTGTATCATGGCGGAGACCGTGCTCATTAATCTGCGCTTGCTCTAGTGCGTTCCTACTCATCACTTATTGCGCGAACCCCCGCCGCACTAACTCCCACCTCCAGAGGGGATTGTGCTTCTTCGGGTCACCCACTAAAATGAAGTACATTGCCCTCCCTATGCGGTCGCCTCATAGGGCCACTCGTGCAGTGTGGCACGGGCATCTGCTCGCGCAAGGTGGCCCTGCGGCCACTCGCGTTGCTGTTATTTTTTCTTCGGTGGTGTCCGTCTACCTTTCCATAGGGATTCGTTACACATCCCTtgattttattttcctttctctTTCTTCGCTTGGTGGATTTTTTTCCCTAGcgattcctttcctttctcaaTCCGCACCTCGAAGTAAATAGAGCATTAGTACCGGCAAGTAAAAAAGGTGGATTGTGGGAGAAATTCAGGGTTCAACTAAGTGATATCTTTTAACTTTTGTTCTTATTACTTGGTTTAATTAATCTTTATTCTTGCTGTTATTACTTGGTTAAATTTTCTTCATTTTAAATTGTTGCTTAGGGAGCCAAAGCTTCTTCTGAGAATTCGAATAAAACAGCAATAAAGGATTTACTTTCAAATAGCTTTGCTCGCCAGGTATATTCAATTCTCTATTTCTTTGACTggttttctcttaaaattaattTACTATAATGAGAAGTTCCATCTTATTTTTCTCCCAAGCTTTTGGAGATCACACCAACTACAAAAATCATGTACATAAAATGTGTTCCCTCAAAGTCTGATTCAGTTTGGAAGTGGTTAGAAAGATGGATGGTTATAACATCTCCAGGAGTAGGCCAACATGAACAAAATGCCAACTCAAGTAATTTGGAACCAGAGACTGATGATAAAGTGGTAGATAGTGAGCAGGAGAAAGAGATTCCAGGCACTGTTTTCTCAGTTCTATCTGATGCTAAGTTGTCTTCAACACAATTGTCAATCAATGATGATAGTAACAGTAGTGCAACCACTGAAAATACTGAGAACTTTGAGTTACAAACTTTAGTGATTACTTCAGATGATTCTATCAAATGGTTGCCAAATGATGATGTTGAAAATCTAGAGCTCAGAAATGAGGTTTTCAACACTAGCACTGAAGATTGTACAAACACTGAGATGGTGAATGACAGTCCAGCTTCTGTATCAGACTCCAAAGCATTGCATCCAAACTTAAGCTCTGAAATACTAGTTGATACTGTGTCTGACAAGCTTGAATCCACGAAGGACACATCCAATCATATAACTGAAAGTGAATTATCTGAACCAATCGAGAAAGAAGGGAAGAAATCTGTAAATGTTTCCAAAAGATCTAGTATAAACACTGAGATTGCGAGTCCAGCTTCCGTATCAGATTCCAAAGCATTGCAACCAAACTTAAGCTCTGAAATACTAGTTGAGACTGTATTTGACGAGCTTGAATGCACAAAGGACGGATCCAATCATACAACTGAAAGTGAATTATCTGAATCAATTGAGAGAGAAGGGAAGAACTCTGCAACTGTTTCCAAAAAATCATGCAGCCCTGCATTTATTGCTGCCCATTCTAAGTTTGAAGAATTGAGTTTGATATCTACTGTTGCTCGCAATGCTAGTTCAGGTAATCTAAATGTATCAAAAGTGAAAACTGAGAGCAATAACTCACAGGTGGAATCTTTTACTAGCAATACTGAGGCAATTTTAGCAGAGAACTCAATGTTCCATGATTCGAGGATTCAGGCTGCAACTTCAGAATGTGGTACCATCTCTTCCACTTTCGATTCTCTGGAGAAATCTGAAAATTATGGTGGGAAAATTGTTCTTGAAATTGGGGCGCTGGAGGAACAGAACCATGCTGAGAAAACTGTTAATCTCCCAAATTTGGATAGCAGTGTTAATAACTCTACCTTCAACTCTGATATAAATGAAGCAAAAAGACCTGATGGAGTGGAGCAGACTATAGCTGACTTAGATGTTTCACCTAGCTTTTTACAGGTTCATCAAAAAGCATCTGAGCCAATTATTTCAGATTTGCAGAGCCATCTGGAAGAAACAAAACAACTTAGGTCACCTGAAGGAATTGGCAGAACTCATGCATCGGTGCCTGATCCACATGGCACACCATCTAGTGACATTTCTGTGAGTTCCAGTAAGAGTAAGAAGGATCATAGCAAGCCTACTCATAGGCAAAGATCTCATTTGGCAGTTAAAAAGTCACCATCCGACCCAGATAATGATTCAGTTGGAAGAAATAGCACAGAAAACTTATTGAAAGATGCAAAAAATCCAAAGAGGCGCAACTCCTTTGGGATGGCAAAGATGGATCTTGTTGATCAGGAGCCCAGGCTCATTAATAGCAGTTCGCTTCCAGGTTATATGCAGGCCACTGCATC is drawn from Zingiber officinale cultivar Zhangliang chromosome 1B, Zo_v1.1, whole genome shotgun sequence and contains these coding sequences:
- the LOC122056476 gene encoding protein IQ-DOMAIN 32-like; translation: MGRSSTSCFKIIGCGAGDAIDDDELVVDETKALADKRRWSFRKRSSKHQVLNDSVISEPISVCSSKQSQEALTTNLHSSKYNLLENLPVQEKPVKMCPIPSDGVNSEAPSSLSNRILTPAISALNEPDLITLQAAIRGYLARKLLHKFKSVVKLQAVVRGHLVRRQAIGTLRCIIAIIRMQAFVKARHSRQLIGNIPTSRDAKFEGAKASSENSNKTAIKDLLSNSFARQLLEITPTTKIMYIKCVPSKSDSVWKWLERWMVITSPGVGQHEQNANSSNLEPETDDKVVDSEQEKEIPGTVFSVLSDAKLSSTQLSINDDSNSSATTENTENFELQTLVITSDDSIKWLPNDDVENLELRNEVFNTSTEDCTNTEMVNDSPASVSDSKALHPNLSSEILVDTVSDKLESTKDTSNHITESELSEPIEKEGKKSVNVSKRSSINTEIASPASVSDSKALQPNLSSEILVETVFDELECTKDGSNHTTESELSESIEREGKNSATVSKKSCSPAFIAAHSKFEELSLISTVARNASSGNLNVSKVKTESNNSQVESFTSNTEAILAENSMFHDSRIQAATSECGTISSTFDSLEKSENYGGKIVLEIGALEEQNHAEKTVNLPNLDSSVNNSTFNSDINEAKRPDGVEQTIADLDVSPSFLQVHQKASEPIISDLQSHLEETKQLRSPEGIGRTHASVPDPHGTPSSDISVSSSKSKKDHSKPTHRQRSHLAVKKSPSDPDNDSVGRNSTENLLKDAKNPKRRNSFGMAKMDLVDQEPRLINSSSLPGYMQATASARAKAHVSTSLKSSPDMLDNQSKKRHSLPIENGKQTLSPSQTQQIAKSNGVQPRNSAERWQR